A genome region from Trueperaceae bacterium includes the following:
- a CDS encoding ion transporter: MSQETLRERVGRVIFETHTPQARVFDVILLVVILASVAAVVLESVPSMSARWGETLRALEWAFTVAFTVEYVLRVYSAPNRRRYVLSYFGVVDLLAVLPTYLSLIFPGAQYALVIRSLRLLRVFRVLKLAEYIDDADLLVRALRASREKILVFLFAVVTIVLIAGTSMYLVEGPENGFESIPISVYWAIVTLTTVGFGDFIPVTPVGRFLAAVLMVTGYAIIAVPTGIVTTEIGFARRRSNELRRVCARCGAGGHLAEANYCYNCGERLPA; the protein is encoded by the coding sequence ATGAGTCAGGAGACACTCAGGGAACGCGTCGGTCGAGTCATATTCGAAACCCACACGCCTCAGGCGCGTGTTTTCGACGTGATCCTGCTGGTCGTGATCCTGGCCAGCGTCGCAGCGGTCGTCCTCGAGAGCGTCCCATCGATGTCGGCCAGATGGGGCGAGACGTTGCGGGCTCTGGAGTGGGCGTTTACGGTCGCCTTCACCGTCGAGTACGTGCTGCGCGTGTACTCAGCGCCCAACCGGCGACGCTACGTGCTCAGCTACTTCGGCGTCGTCGACCTGCTCGCGGTCCTGCCCACCTACCTCAGTCTCATCTTCCCAGGCGCCCAGTACGCGCTCGTAATCCGCTCGCTGCGGCTGCTCCGCGTGTTCCGGGTTCTCAAGCTGGCCGAGTACATCGACGACGCCGATCTGCTGGTGAGGGCGCTCAGGGCGAGCCGCGAGAAGATCCTTGTCTTCCTCTTCGCGGTGGTCACCATTGTTCTCATCGCGGGTACCAGCATGTACCTCGTCGAGGGCCCGGAGAACGGCTTCGAGAGCATACCCATAAGCGTTTACTGGGCGATCGTTACGCTGACGACAGTAGGGTTCGGCGATTTCATCCCTGTCACGCCCGTGGGCCGCTTCCTGGCGGCTGTGCTGATGGTGACTGGCTACGCCATCATCGCCGTCCCAACCGGGATCGTGACGACCGAGATAGGTTTCGCGCGGCGGCGCAGCAACGAACTCAGGCGGGTATGCGCGCGCTGCGGTGCCGGCGGGCACCTCGCGGAGGCCAACTACTGTTACAACTGCGGCGAACGGTTGCCCGCCTGA
- a CDS encoding alpha-amylase family protein, with the protein MANWYTNVVIYSLHLEAFRDGNGDGIGDLKGLRDSLDYLASLGITCLWLQPFYPSPQRDNGYDVTDYLAIDPRYGDLGDFVTLLEHAEQRNIRVLLDLPLNHTSIDHPWFQEARRDPSSRYRDFYYWSREEPKNLRDNPIFGEEQESNWTYDEEAGAWYYHTFYKHQPDLNYTNPAVLEEMEKVMGFWLRLGVAGFRLDAVPHMVRAKGSKRFDGDPHDVLRAIRRFVEEHRRDAVLLGEVDTEPDEYQNYFGQEDQLNVLLNFYLCNYLFLAFATRRSSALQHVLETLPVTLPYDQYGNFLRNHDELDLERLSEEDRQKVYEAYAPDEEMRAFGRGIRRRLAPMFEGDRRQIQMAHSLLFTMPGTPVVRYGDEIGMGDDLSLHGRDSVRTVMQWTDHDNAGFSTAPRERWARTLIDSGPFRNDKINVADQRRDPESLLHWFARAIHVRHELPEFGEGEPEVIETGCADVFAHLCRSGDSSALAVHNLSPETRRFRLDLGHEELDVALEMFADARYDRLDQNDGALELGPYGFRWFKLEHLLEG; encoded by the coding sequence ATGGCAAACTGGTACACCAACGTCGTCATCTACAGCCTTCACCTCGAGGCGTTCCGCGATGGGAACGGTGACGGGATCGGAGACCTGAAAGGGCTCAGGGATTCACTCGACTACCTCGCGAGCCTCGGCATAACCTGCCTCTGGCTGCAGCCCTTCTATCCATCGCCTCAACGTGACAACGGCTACGACGTGACCGACTACCTGGCGATCGACCCCCGCTACGGGGACCTCGGCGACTTCGTCACGCTCCTGGAGCACGCGGAGCAGCGCAACATCCGCGTCCTGCTCGACCTGCCCCTTAACCACACCTCGATCGACCACCCCTGGTTCCAGGAGGCCCGCAGGGACCCGAGCTCCCGTTACCGCGACTTCTACTACTGGAGCCGCGAGGAGCCGAAGAACCTGCGAGACAACCCGATCTTCGGCGAGGAACAGGAGTCCAACTGGACCTACGACGAGGAAGCGGGAGCCTGGTACTACCACACGTTCTACAAGCATCAGCCGGACCTCAACTACACCAACCCGGCCGTGCTCGAGGAGATGGAGAAGGTAATGGGCTTCTGGCTGCGCCTGGGGGTCGCCGGGTTCAGGCTGGACGCCGTCCCCCACATGGTGCGCGCCAAGGGGAGCAAGCGCTTCGACGGGGACCCGCACGACGTGCTGAGGGCGATACGCCGCTTCGTAGAGGAGCACCGTCGCGACGCGGTACTGCTGGGCGAAGTGGACACCGAACCGGACGAGTACCAGAACTACTTCGGCCAGGAGGATCAGCTCAACGTGTTGCTCAACTTCTACCTGTGCAACTACCTGTTCCTCGCCTTCGCCACCCGGCGCAGCTCGGCCCTCCAGCACGTCCTGGAGACCTTGCCGGTTACCCTCCCATACGACCAGTACGGCAATTTCCTGCGCAATCACGACGAACTGGACCTCGAACGGCTGTCCGAGGAGGACCGCCAGAAGGTCTACGAGGCGTACGCGCCGGATGAGGAGATGCGGGCGTTCGGCCGTGGCATAAGGCGCCGGTTGGCGCCGATGTTCGAGGGCGACCGGCGGCAGATCCAGATGGCCCACAGCTTGCTATTCACCATGCCGGGCACCCCCGTGGTGCGCTACGGGGACGAGATCGGCATGGGAGACGATCTCTCGCTCCACGGCCGAGACAGCGTCCGCACGGTCATGCAGTGGACCGATCACGACAACGCCGGCTTCTCCACCGCTCCCAGGGAGCGATGGGCGCGCACCCTCATCGACTCGGGCCCGTTCCGCAACGACAAGATCAACGTGGCCGATCAGCGCCGCGACCCCGAGTCTCTCCTCCACTGGTTCGCCCGTGCGATCCACGTTCGACACGAGCTGCCGGAGTTCGGGGAGGGGGAACCCGAGGTGATAGAGACGGGCTGCGCCGACGTCTTCGCTCACCTCTGCCGTAGCGGCGACTCCTCGGCCCTGGCGGTGCACAACCTCTCGCCCGAGACGCGCAGGTTCAGGCTGGACCTCGGTCACGAGGAGCTCGACGTTGCCCTGGAGATGTTCGCCGACGCGCGTTACGACCGTCTCGATCAGAACGACGGAGCGCTGGAACTGGGGCCGTACGGCTTCCGCTGGTTCAAGTTGGAGCACCTACTGGAGGGGTGA
- the ltaE gene encoding low-specificity L-threonine aldolase codes for MPEAAATIDLRSDTVTRPTPAMRRAMAEAPVGDDVYGEDPTVNRLQQMLARMTGFEAGLLMPTGTMSNLAALAVHAQRGSEVIVPAGGHVYEFELGGMAVVSGLIPRPIPAPLGVPEVGAVRSAIHRSIHTAPTGLISLENTHNLAGGTVVPLERCRELTALAREEGLPIHLDGARAFNAAAALGVSIAEVCRGFDSVSICLSKGLAAPVGTVLLGSGEFIREAHRYRKVLGGGMRQAGVIAAAGIVALETMTERLAEDHVRARALAEGLAGLPGVRIDLAAVQTNMVYLNVDGAPRLVDGLAREGILANAVANDSIRLVTHYEIGDADVERTVEVTRRLCERQAA; via the coding sequence ATGCCAGAGGCCGCAGCGACGATAGACCTGAGATCCGATACGGTTACCCGACCGACCCCAGCCATGCGCCGGGCAATGGCCGAGGCTCCCGTTGGAGACGACGTTTACGGCGAGGATCCGACGGTCAATAGGCTCCAGCAGATGCTCGCCCGGATGACAGGCTTCGAGGCGGGTTTGCTGATGCCTACCGGGACGATGAGCAACCTCGCGGCTCTTGCCGTCCACGCTCAGCGGGGCAGTGAGGTGATCGTTCCCGCCGGCGGTCACGTCTACGAGTTCGAGCTCGGCGGGATGGCGGTCGTATCCGGTCTGATCCCTCGGCCCATCCCCGCGCCGCTGGGCGTGCCCGAGGTGGGGGCCGTGAGAAGCGCCATCCACCGCTCCATCCACACCGCGCCGACCGGCCTCATCTCGCTCGAGAACACGCACAATCTGGCTGGTGGCACCGTCGTACCGCTAGAGCGTTGCCGCGAGCTGACGGCGCTGGCGAGGGAGGAGGGCCTCCCCATCCACCTCGACGGCGCGCGGGCCTTCAACGCCGCCGCGGCTCTCGGAGTCTCGATCGCCGAGGTCTGCCGCGGCTTCGACTCTGTTTCCATCTGCCTCAGCAAAGGGTTGGCGGCACCGGTTGGCACGGTGCTCCTGGGGAGCGGCGAGTTCATCCGCGAGGCGCACCGCTACCGCAAGGTACTGGGTGGCGGCATGCGCCAGGCCGGAGTGATCGCAGCGGCCGGCATAGTAGCGCTCGAAACGATGACCGAGAGGTTGGCCGAGGACCACGTCCGAGCGCGGGCGCTTGCCGAGGGACTGGCCGGACTCCCGGGCGTGAGGATAGATCTGGCGGCCGTGCAGACGAACATGGTCTACCTGAACGTGGACGGAGCGCCTCGCCTGGTCGATGGTCTCGCTCGAGAAGGGATCCTCGCGAACGCCGTCGCCAACGACTCGATCCGGTTGGTGACCCATTACGAGATCGGCGATGCGGACGTCGAACGGACCGTGGAGGTAACCAGGCGGCTCTGCGAGCGGCAAGCCGCATGA
- a CDS encoding TrkA family potassium uptake protein: MKAREFLVIGAGRFGSAVAVTLHENGHGVVIVDEDEEAVEKIMNSVTHAMIADATDEEVLAKLGCNNFDAVIVAIGNDLEASTLATMGAKSCGAKRVIAKATSAISAKVLLRVGADEVVRPEHDMGARLAHTLITPDVVDAFELGEGHSVVEIETQEKLQGSLAELRLPRRFGVQVIAVHRRDQLVAAPGADFELRAGDRIVVVGENEAIDRLKEYITD; encoded by the coding sequence ATGAAGGCGAGAGAGTTCCTTGTGATCGGCGCGGGCCGCTTCGGTTCAGCTGTGGCCGTCACCTTGCACGAGAACGGTCACGGCGTGGTTATCGTCGACGAGGACGAAGAAGCGGTCGAGAAGATCATGAACAGTGTGACTCACGCGATGATCGCCGACGCCACCGATGAGGAGGTGCTCGCGAAGCTGGGCTGCAACAACTTCGATGCGGTCATCGTAGCGATCGGCAACGACCTCGAGGCGAGCACCCTGGCGACCATGGGGGCGAAGAGTTGCGGTGCCAAACGGGTGATCGCCAAGGCCACGAGCGCGATATCGGCGAAGGTCCTGCTTCGCGTTGGCGCCGATGAGGTGGTGCGACCGGAGCACGACATGGGAGCTCGTCTCGCCCATACCCTCATCACGCCCGACGTCGTCGACGCGTTCGAGTTGGGTGAGGGCCACTCGGTCGTGGAGATCGAGACGCAGGAGAAGCTGCAGGGGAGCTTGGCCGAACTGCGGTTGCCGCGCCGTTTCGGCGTCCAGGTGATCGCGGTTCACAGAAGGGATCAGCTCGTCGCCGCGCCCGGCGCCGACTTCGAGCTGCGGGCAGGAGACAGGATCGTGGTGGTGGGTGAGAACGAGGCGATCGATCGGCTGAAGGAGTACATCACCGACTGA
- a CDS encoding TrkH family potassium uptake protein — translation MQSEPQGPVENRRRARRALQPARVIAIAFLSAIVIGALLLLLPISTTSEAQLDPLGALFTATSAVCVTGLIVIDTGSGFTRFGQVVILALIQIGGLGVLSLGSVLAFVVRRRISFRERLRLRAELNALQVGGVVRLLRGVLLFTFAFELIGTLLLWIRFWPLYGWSEGLYYAAFHAVSAFNNAGFALYPDSLIRFANDPFLLLTIAALFIIGGLGFLVFVNYAFYLAGLSSRLTLHARIVLLTSGALLLLGTILILLFEWNNSATLGTFSPAAKFVNAFFQAATPRTAGFNSLDYASMTEVSLFFTILLMFVGASPASTGGGIKTVTAFVVLLSAISEVRGKNELEVFGRRVPSNIVLKAGTVALFSFLFIAGALLVLALTDPGLRFLDVAFEAFSAFGTVGLSTGITAQLSDLGKLAIILLMYVGRLGPTTFALALVTQEREDRVRYPAEEVIIG, via the coding sequence ATGCAGTCAGAACCACAGGGTCCGGTCGAAAACAGACGTCGAGCACGGAGGGCCCTCCAACCTGCCAGAGTCATCGCCATCGCATTCCTTTCTGCCATCGTCATCGGCGCCCTCCTGCTACTGCTGCCGATCTCCACCACGAGCGAGGCCCAGCTGGATCCGCTCGGCGCCCTGTTCACCGCAACTAGCGCAGTCTGCGTCACCGGCCTGATAGTCATCGACACCGGCAGCGGCTTCACGCGCTTCGGGCAGGTCGTGATCCTGGCCCTGATCCAGATCGGTGGCTTGGGCGTACTCTCCCTAGGCAGCGTTCTCGCCTTCGTCGTCAGGCGCCGTATCTCCTTCCGCGAGCGGCTGCGCCTGCGCGCCGAGCTGAACGCCCTCCAGGTCGGTGGCGTGGTGAGACTTCTGCGGGGGGTCCTGCTCTTCACATTCGCTTTCGAACTTATCGGCACCCTACTGCTATGGATACGCTTCTGGCCCCTCTACGGCTGGAGCGAGGGACTCTACTACGCCGCCTTCCACGCCGTAAGCGCCTTCAACAACGCCGGTTTCGCCCTCTACCCCGATTCACTCATCCGCTTCGCCAACGACCCGTTCCTGCTGCTCACGATCGCGGCTCTCTTCATCATCGGCGGGCTGGGCTTCCTCGTCTTCGTCAACTACGCCTTCTACCTGGCCGGCTTGAGTAGTCGACTGACTCTGCACGCCCGGATCGTGCTGCTGACCTCGGGAGCCCTCCTCCTTCTGGGTACGATCCTCATCCTGCTCTTCGAGTGGAACAACAGCGCGACACTGGGCACCTTCTCGCCCGCAGCGAAGTTCGTGAACGCCTTCTTCCAGGCCGCTACCCCTCGCACCGCCGGGTTCAACTCGCTCGACTACGCCTCGATGACCGAAGTGTCACTCTTCTTCACGATACTGCTCATGTTCGTGGGCGCGAGCCCAGCGTCAACGGGTGGCGGGATCAAGACGGTAACAGCCTTCGTCGTCTTGTTGAGCGCGATAAGCGAGGTCCGCGGCAAGAACGAGCTGGAGGTCTTCGGTCGCCGGGTACCTTCCAACATCGTCCTGAAAGCCGGAACCGTGGCTCTCTTCAGTTTCCTCTTCATAGCCGGCGCTCTGCTCGTGCTCGCTCTCACAGATCCCGGTCTGCGCTTCCTGGACGTCGCCTTCGAGGCCTTCTCTGCTTTCGGGACCGTTGGTCTGTCGACAGGCATCACCGCCCAGCTGAGCGACCTGGGGAAGCTCGCCATCATCCTGCTGATGTACGTTGGCAGGCTCGGGCCCACGACCTTCGCCCTGGCTCTCGTCACTCAGGAGCGAGAGGATCGCGTGCGCTACCCGGCCGAGGAAGTGATCATCGGTTGA
- a CDS encoding DUF3105 domain-containing protein, with amino-acid sequence MAKTKPRAGRGRSRRRNRKNNLPWIVGITGVAALIVLPIVVNAVRWANLPGEGFRSQGNLHIALGTEHVPYNSDPPTSGPHTPNLANWGSYYEIQPDERLVHNMEDGGVILWYRHGTPEENEAHVEALEEVARGYRRVVIAPREEMPTTYALTAWQRLQRFDEIDPDGMREFIEAFEGIDHHPR; translated from the coding sequence ATGGCGAAAACGAAGCCCAGAGCCGGCCGGGGCCGAAGCAGGCGCCGGAACCGCAAGAACAACCTCCCCTGGATCGTCGGGATAACCGGCGTTGCGGCGCTCATCGTCCTGCCTATAGTCGTCAATGCTGTCCGCTGGGCGAACCTGCCGGGTGAGGGGTTCCGGAGCCAGGGCAACCTGCACATCGCGCTCGGGACCGAGCACGTTCCCTACAACAGCGATCCACCCACCTCGGGGCCCCACACTCCCAACCTGGCGAACTGGGGCTCCTACTACGAGATACAGCCCGACGAGCGGCTGGTGCACAACATGGAGGATGGCGGCGTGATCCTCTGGTACCGGCACGGGACCCCCGAGGAGAACGAGGCGCACGTCGAGGCGCTCGAGGAGGTGGCTCGCGGCTACCGGCGGGTCGTCATCGCTCCTCGCGAGGAGATGCCCACCACCTACGCGTTGACCGCCTGGCAGCGGCTTCAGCGGTTCGACGAGATCGACCCGGACGGCATGCGAGAGTTCATAGAGGCTTTCGAGGGGATCGACCACCACCCCCGCTGA
- the trmFO gene encoding methylenetetrahydrofolate--tRNA-(uracil(54)-C(5))-methyltransferase (FADH(2)-oxidizing) TrmFO, which yields MTGTPRISVIGAGMAGSDAAFAAASMGVAVDLYEMRPVLTTPAHHTDRFAEIVCSNSFGGEGASNAKGLLQAEMSDAGGLIMSVARGTRVPAGGALAVDRERFSDEVTLRLERHPLVTVHRAELTEIPEGIVVLATGPLTSDALAQAIRDRLGTEFLGFYDAAAPVIDGETIDMDVAYRKGRYGQAADYLNLPFTRERYERFVAALARARKHVGHDWEKLEYFEGCIPIEELARRGEDTPRFGPMKPVGLEHPETGERFYAVAQLRQEDARGQMWSLVGFQTGLKWGDQKEIIGLIPGLEKAEVVRYGVMHRNTYLNAPRLLGADLAMKEEPQLFVAGVLAGTEGYLESSATGWLAGSNAARRALGLDTVVPPEESMLGGLVRFLSSANPDNFQPMNANWGLVPAAPKRKGVGRKERREEMYGRGLEAFGNWLSEWRAPASSGEVGAAAAG from the coding sequence ATGACCGGAACTCCTCGGATCAGCGTCATCGGTGCCGGCATGGCCGGTAGCGACGCCGCTTTCGCCGCTGCCTCCATGGGCGTCGCCGTCGACCTCTACGAGATGCGTCCAGTACTCACCACCCCCGCCCACCACACCGACCGGTTCGCCGAGATCGTCTGCTCCAACTCGTTCGGCGGGGAGGGCGCCTCCAACGCCAAAGGGCTGCTGCAGGCCGAGATGAGTGATGCCGGTGGGCTGATCATGAGCGTGGCCAGGGGTACCAGGGTTCCGGCCGGCGGCGCGCTCGCGGTGGACCGTGAGCGCTTCTCGGATGAGGTCACGCTCCGGCTCGAGCGCCATCCGCTGGTCACCGTCCACCGGGCCGAGCTCACCGAGATACCCGAGGGGATCGTCGTACTGGCGACCGGGCCGCTCACCTCTGACGCCCTCGCCCAGGCGATCAGGGACCGCCTGGGCACTGAGTTCCTCGGCTTCTACGACGCCGCCGCCCCGGTCATAGACGGTGAGACGATCGACATGGACGTCGCCTACCGCAAGGGGCGCTACGGGCAGGCCGCCGACTACCTCAACCTCCCCTTCACTCGCGAACGGTACGAGCGTTTCGTTGCCGCGCTGGCGCGAGCCCGCAAACACGTGGGGCACGACTGGGAAAAGCTCGAGTACTTCGAGGGGTGCATCCCCATCGAGGAACTCGCCCGGCGCGGCGAGGACACTCCCCGTTTCGGGCCGATGAAGCCGGTGGGACTCGAGCACCCGGAGACGGGGGAACGGTTCTACGCCGTCGCACAGTTGCGGCAGGAGGACGCCCGGGGGCAGATGTGGAGCCTCGTCGGGTTCCAGACCGGACTGAAGTGGGGCGACCAGAAGGAGATCATCGGCCTCATCCCTGGCCTCGAGAAAGCCGAGGTCGTGCGTTACGGGGTGATGCACCGGAACACCTACCTGAACGCTCCGCGCTTGCTGGGTGCCGACCTCGCCATGAAGGAAGAACCGCAGTTGTTCGTTGCCGGCGTTCTGGCGGGCACCGAGGGTTACCTGGAGTCCTCGGCCACCGGCTGGCTGGCCGGCAGCAACGCGGCACGGCGGGCTCTGGGCCTCGATACGGTCGTGCCCCCCGAGGAGAGCATGCTAGGCGGTCTGGTCCGCTTCCTGTCCAGCGCCAATCCGGACAACTTCCAGCCGATGAACGCCAACTGGGGCCTGGTACCGGCGGCACCGAAGCGGAAGGGCGTGGGCCGCAAGGAGCGGCGCGAGGAGATGTACGGGCGGGGCCTGGAGGCGTTCGGAAACTGGCTCAGTGAGTGGCGGGCCCCGGCTTCGAGCGGTGAGGTAGGGGCAGCAGCCGCCGGTTGA
- a CDS encoding metallopeptidase family protein, with amino-acid sequence MTYQQFRRTIEEMVEEIPDEFLRGLQGVHALEEERPEEEFEDVWRLGEYLDPGAEDFLGSGEGLGRHVALYYGSFRRVAEFDADFDWEEEIWETLTHELRHHVESLAGDASLIAEDYREQREFKRHDRE; translated from the coding sequence ATGACCTACCAACAGTTCCGTCGCACCATCGAGGAGATGGTAGAGGAGATACCGGACGAGTTCCTGCGGGGGCTCCAGGGCGTGCACGCCCTGGAGGAGGAACGGCCCGAGGAGGAGTTCGAGGACGTCTGGCGACTGGGTGAGTACCTCGACCCGGGGGCAGAGGACTTCCTCGGGTCCGGCGAGGGGTTGGGACGTCATGTCGCCCTCTACTACGGGTCGTTCCGCAGAGTGGCCGAGTTCGATGCCGACTTCGACTGGGAGGAGGAGATCTGGGAGACGCTCACCCACGAACTCCGTCACCACGTCGAGTCGCTGGCGGGCGACGCCTCGCTGATCGCCGAGGACTACCGGGAGCAGCGGGAGTTCAAGCGCCATGACCGGGAGTGA
- a CDS encoding ABC transporter ATP-binding protein yields the protein MSTAAATHTWRNVRRFAAFLKPYLGQLALASAGGIVKFSVPLLVPLATRYLLDQVFLDEGLTTAQKLRQLWLVGGGLIALFALFWAPWVYVRHVFAGLAAQRTVFDLRSSLYYRILRMSASFFTRHKSGSIVTRITYDIDQVQNLVGGALTNVWMDLVSLILVIILLLRIDVGLTVIALVTFPPYLFFFRRFNRRIKQTSEDVQQKVSTLSGNVQEKIAGSTVVRAFGREKTEERHFYHDARRLLTSNLRSVRLQSLNAVVTGLLAQVAPLIVIIYGGSQVISGRLTIGDLVAVTLYLGSLYLPLQRFSDLNVIFANATAALDRVFQVMDEEPDVREKPDAIDIGRVKGEVEFIRVSFAYDPETAPVLREVSFTARPGEKIALVGPSGSGKSTIISLIPRFYDPTDGVVRVDGVDLRVVTLASLRRNVSMVLQSPVLFSGTVRDNLQYGRPRASFEELREACRAANALDFINALPHGFDTEVGEGGAFLSGGQRQRLTIARAFLKDPRILILDEATSALDTASERLIQQSLDKLMEGRTTFVIAHRLSTVVNCDRILVMRAGSVVESGRHEELIAQGGLYAELFSQTGAAEVAR from the coding sequence ATGAGCACAGCCGCCGCTACTCACACTTGGCGCAACGTCCGCCGCTTCGCCGCCTTCCTCAAACCGTACCTGGGCCAACTGGCGCTTGCGAGCGCCGGCGGCATCGTGAAGTTCAGCGTCCCACTGCTCGTACCGCTCGCTACGCGCTACCTGCTCGATCAGGTGTTCCTCGACGAGGGTTTGACCACCGCACAGAAGCTCCGTCAGCTGTGGCTGGTGGGCGGCGGCCTCATCGCACTCTTCGCCCTCTTCTGGGCGCCCTGGGTCTACGTTCGCCACGTCTTCGCCGGGCTCGCAGCACAACGCACCGTCTTCGACCTGCGCAGCAGCCTCTACTACCGGATCCTCCGCATGTCGGCCTCCTTCTTCACCCGCCACAAGTCGGGCTCGATCGTCACCCGCATCACGTACGACATAGACCAGGTGCAGAACCTGGTGGGCGGGGCGTTGACCAACGTCTGGATGGACCTCGTCTCCCTGATCCTGGTGATCATCCTGCTGCTGCGCATAGATGTTGGGCTAACGGTCATCGCCCTGGTGACCTTCCCGCCCTACCTCTTCTTCTTCAGGCGCTTCAACCGCCGCATCAAGCAGACCTCGGAGGACGTGCAGCAGAAGGTATCCACTCTCTCGGGCAACGTGCAGGAGAAGATCGCCGGCTCGACGGTGGTGAGGGCGTTCGGGCGCGAGAAGACCGAGGAGCGGCACTTCTACCACGACGCCAGGCGGCTGCTCACCAGCAACCTGCGCTCGGTGCGCCTGCAGAGCCTCAACGCGGTCGTGACCGGTCTGCTCGCCCAGGTCGCGCCGCTCATCGTCATCATCTACGGCGGTTCCCAGGTGATCAGCGGCCGTCTCACCATCGGCGACCTGGTGGCCGTCACCCTCTACCTCGGCTCGCTCTACCTGCCGCTGCAGCGCTTCTCGGACCTCAACGTCATCTTCGCCAACGCGACAGCCGCCCTCGACCGCGTCTTCCAGGTGATGGACGAGGAGCCCGATGTCAGGGAGAAACCGGACGCGATCGACATTGGACGGGTGAAGGGAGAAGTGGAGTTCATTCGGGTGAGTTTCGCCTACGACCCGGAAACCGCCCCGGTGCTCCGAGAGGTCAGCTTCACCGCCAGGCCCGGTGAGAAGATCGCCCTGGTGGGCCCCAGCGGCTCGGGCAAGAGCACCATAATCTCGCTCATCCCGCGCTTCTACGACCCGACCGACGGGGTCGTAAGAGTGGACGGAGTCGACCTGAGAGTAGTCACCCTCGCCTCATTGCGTCGCAACGTTTCGATGGTGCTGCAGAGCCCTGTGCTGTTCAGCGGCACGGTCCGTGACAACCTGCAGTACGGGCGGCCTCGAGCGAGTTTCGAGGAGTTGCGTGAGGCCTGCCGGGCCGCCAACGCGCTCGACTTCATCAACGCGCTGCCTCACGGCTTCGATACCGAAGTAGGTGAGGGCGGGGCCTTCCTCTCGGGCGGACAGCGGCAGCGGCTGACGATCGCCCGCGCCTTCCTCAAAGACCCCCGCATCCTCATCCTCGATGAAGCGACCTCGGCCCTCGACACGGCATCCGAGCGGCTCATCCAACAGTCGCTCGACAAGCTCATGGAAGGACGCACCACCTTCGTCATCGCCCACCGGCTCTCGACCGTCGTCAACTGCGACCGGATCCTGGTGATGCGGGCCGGCAGCGTGGTCGAGAGCGGCCGGCACGAGGAGCTGATAGCGCAGGGCGGGCTCTATGCCGAACTCTTCAGCCAGACCGGGGCGGCAGAAGTAGCGCGCTGA
- a CDS encoding shikimate dehydrogenase, with amino-acid sequence MMRVMLFAYPAWHSLSPAMHNAAFASLGLDARYTAREVPPEALPEAVEELRQPDCWGANVTIPHKESIMGLLDALSAEARAVGSVNTIVRRGSELEGHSTDVSGFLKALADLRVDLAGRRVLLLGAGGAGRAVAYALLLSGIGELVLHNRTRERAERLRDDFAGLGEIRVIGDEELCECGPRSQLVINSTSVGMMREGVRTDETPLPAGDLPKEGAVVDLVYRPAETRLLREAKAAGLKTQNGLPMLVYQGAESFSMWTGHTAPVELMRREARRMLAS; translated from the coding sequence ATGATGAGGGTAATGCTGTTCGCCTACCCGGCGTGGCACAGCCTGAGCCCGGCGATGCACAACGCCGCCTTCGCGAGCCTCGGACTCGACGCCCGTTACACGGCGCGCGAGGTGCCTCCGGAAGCGCTTCCCGAGGCGGTCGAGGAGTTGCGGCAACCCGACTGTTGGGGTGCGAACGTCACCATCCCTCACAAGGAGTCCATCATGGGGTTGCTCGACGCCCTCAGTGCTGAAGCGAGAGCGGTCGGCTCGGTGAACACCATCGTCCGGCGCGGTAGCGAGCTCGAGGGGCATTCGACCGATGTTTCGGGTTTCCTCAAGGCGCTCGCCGACCTGAGGGTGGACCTGGCGGGGCGCAGGGTCCTGCTCCTGGGCGCTGGTGGCGCGGGTCGAGCCGTGGCTTACGCCCTGCTGCTGTCGGGGATCGGCGAACTGGTCCTCCATAACCGGACCAGGGAGCGGGCCGAGAGGCTCAGGGACGACTTCGCGGGCTTGGGTGAAATCAGGGTGATCGGCGACGAGGAGCTCTGCGAGTGCGGGCCCCGCTCGCAACTGGTGATCAACTCGACCTCGGTCGGGATGATGCGCGAGGGCGTGCGGACGGATGAGACCCCATTGCCGGCCGGGGACCTCCCGAAGGAGGGAGCCGTCGTCGACCTGGTGTATCGGCCGGCCGAGACTAGACTGTTGCGGGAAGCGAAGGCCGCCGGGCTCAAGACCCAGAACGGTCTGCCCATGCTCGTCTATCAGGGGGCCGAGTCGTTCTCGATGTGGACCGGACACACCGCACCCGTCGAGCTGATGCGCCGTGAGGCGAGGCGGATGCTGGCGAGCTGA